From the genome of Parabacteroides sp. FAFU027:
GCAGCTGTTTTCCATACTGAAATCGAGCAACTCAAAGCCGAACGCAAAACCAAATCAGCTGCCCTGCAACAGAAACTATTCGACTGCTTCCAGATGCTTAACAGCAAGGGGGAAGCCAAAGGACTTTGCGATATCTTTGCCCAAACGGCACAGAAGATTCCTCCCGCCGGTGCGGGTGAATGTGCCGCGCCCAAGCTACTGCAATACGCCTTTCGGCACGGACTGAAACCCATCGCTATGGCAGAATTCTGGTGTGGAGCATCGCCCAAAACGGAGATTCGCCACCACGGGCACTTTTATCCCGCCTGTAAGGGAAAATGCGAACCGATACTCGGGCACATGTTGCAGGGGATGGAGTTGGATACCGACCCTCAACGACAAGCTACTGCCCCAAATATCAAGATTGAAATTCTTTACGAAGACGACTACCTGCTCATCATCCATAAACCATCCGGATTGCTCTCCGTGCCGGGCAAATCATCCCACGATTCCGCCTATCAACGCATCCGCGAACGTTATCCCGAAGCGACCGGGCCGTTGGTCGTTCACCGGCTGGACATGTCCACTTCCGGATTGCTGCTGATTGCCAAAACGAAGGAGGTGCACAAATCCCTGCAAGCACAGTTCAAAGGGCGCAGCATCAAAAAGCGTTATATCACTCTGCTCGACGGTCTCATTGCGGAAGATTCAGGAAGCATCGACCTGCCGCTGACATCCGATTACAATCACCGTCCCCGTCAAATGGTGGATATGGAAGGTGGCAAACCGGCTCTCACCCTTTGGCGTGTACTCGAACGAACCGCGCAACATACCCGCATCGAATTCACCCCCGTCACAGGACGCACGCATCAACTGCGCGTTCATGCCGCCCATCCGCTGGGCCTCAACACTCCCATTGTCGGCGATGAGCTCTACGGACGGAAGGCCGAACGACTCTATTTGCATGCGGAATATCTGGAGTTTGTGCATCCGGTTACAGGAGTGGTGGTGACGGTGGAGAAGATGGCGGAGTTTTGAATGGATTGAACGCGATAGGGCTAAGACGCAAAGAATTAAACAATACTATACAATGGAACAAAAGTTAGAATACATAAATCAAGGACGCGGAGGATATGTAATTTATAAAGACTCTGTATCTGAAATCAAACTATTTTTTGAATTTGGAGGAGGAGAATGTATCGCTATAATTCATATTCCATTAGCTAATGAATGGACAGCCAAAACTCAAAGAGCATTATCAGAGAGATTATCAATTTTGGAGTTTATTGCAGAGCAATGTATAAAAGACCAAGCTCCTAATTGTATTTATAAGCTTTACGACGATTGTATTGAAATAATTTCAAATCAAAAATGAAACGACATGCTTCCCTAATTTATTATATTTCTCCTTATCTATCGAAATTCGATATTTAAATATCTCTATAATTTGATCTTATGCACCGCCACTACTGGACAGGCATCAGCCACGAAGAACGCATTCAAGCCATCAGCGATATCACTCGGATAGTCGATCGGTACGCTATTGTACTGAACTTTCAGCGCTTCTCTGATATTGCAATGAGTTTTTTGCTTGAAGTGGAAGAGTGGAGGTTAAAAGAAATGCGTAATGATTTGAAGGCCATCCTGACATTAGACACCGGAGAGACACAATTCACAGAATCAAAAGCAGATTGCATCGTTTTCCTGAATATTGCTTTTGCAAAAGGGACGGGCGACTTACAAATCGAGAACCCCAATATCCCGGAATAGCGAAAACGCCCGGCAGATTCAATCATCTGTCGGGCGTTTTGTATGATTATTTTACAAGATTGAGTATCTCATCGAGGTAAGCAGTCCGGTCTTTTTCCGATTGCAGCTTAATGCTGAAGTAACCCTCTTTACCACCACCGTAATAGGCATTGCCCGTCATCACCTGAGAGGTAAAATTGTTGGCCACGTTCATCATCTCCTCCCCGTAATAGACCAATTCGTCTTCGCAATAGACAATCAGTCGGTTGTACGGGAACATGCGGTCACAAATAGAAGTAAAACGTTTCGTCAGTGACTTCACAATGGTAACGCCACCGTCCACCACCTTCTCCAGAATCGCCTGCTCGGCCATGTCGATGTCTATTTGGGTAATCCCCTGCTCCATTTGGTCGAGGCGGCGAATCTCGGCAATCTCTTCCGGTGAAGCGCCGGCAGCCTGCATGGCAGGTATGTACCCCCGATCGTTGGCTGCTATGTATTTTTGACGATCTGTCAACGGATAATCAAGCAACAAAGCCACTTGTTCGAGCGATGTGGGCATATTAATGCACTCGTTGTGATGGCGCACGCGGTAGTAATTGAGCGGAATCATCACCGGTCTCTCTTCACGAAGCTCCACACCGTAGATCACATACATAGGATCATCAGCATACTCTTCGAGTTCGTCCCGGTAGTTTGCCAGCTGAGCGTTTTCCCAAGATAACCCGGCATCAAAATATTTGATTTTGCGTTCGTCAAGGATATGTTTTATCTCGGCCATCTCCAAATCGTGTCCGCCGAGGAGGAATATCTTTTTTACCATAATAACTGCATTTTTAGAACTATTGGTCAGCAAATAATGCGATACGAATCCCTATTGTGTATCTTAATGTCTTATTCGCAAAACTAAAGAAATAGTTCATGCTATGCAGCGCCAGAATATATATTCTACAACATAAATCAGTTGAAATGCAGCCTTATATTACAATCCGGGCTTATTTTCATTCACAGAATTCACATCCAATGGGGTTTCAAATAAAACGAGCTCCCCTTTTGAACGCATAATCTGGGTCCATCGTTCCACCTCAAAATCCATCACAGCCACACCAGAGGTGCAAAGGTGCCCGTGAAAATCGCTCGTCAGTTCGTATATCATGCGTTGAAGCACCGGATTATGCCCCACCAGAAAG
Proteins encoded in this window:
- a CDS encoding RluA family pseudouridine synthase, whose translation is MTPHPLHFFKHPIDSLALPEKFTYPFNYTPHPLCVVASGEVQDYLRTRTDWAEELSEGKMFGVLVVQTDSGELGYLAAFSGNLAGRNDHEYFVPPVFDLLHKDGFFKMEEREITAINHRIRQLSHAPECIACHALLKQETHQAQQELASQKALLKANKATRDERRNSNPSLSENELAEMVRVSQFEKAEYKRLEKRWQTRLAEFQQEAAVFHTEIEQLKAERKTKSAALQQKLFDCFQMLNSKGEAKGLCDIFAQTAQKIPPAGAGECAAPKLLQYAFRHGLKPIAMAEFWCGASPKTEIRHHGHFYPACKGKCEPILGHMLQGMELDTDPQRQATAPNIKIEILYEDDYLLIIHKPSGLLSVPGKSSHDSAYQRIRERYPEATGPLVVHRLDMSTSGLLLIAKTKEVHKSLQAQFKGRSIKKRYITLLDGLIAEDSGSIDLPLTSDYNHRPRQMVDMEGGKPALTLWRVLERTAQHTRIEFTPVTGRTHQLRVHAAHPLGLNTPIVGDELYGRKAERLYLHAEYLEFVHPVTGVVVTVEKMAEF